One region of Armigeres subalbatus isolate Guangzhou_Male chromosome 3, GZ_Asu_2, whole genome shotgun sequence genomic DNA includes:
- the LOC134227851 gene encoding zinc finger protein 883-like, which produces MPPETANQPMELTDRTCRLCLANDQEISPMVDALSLDEMKNVIEGLLKLDLNCGPFQSACSNCIVKIRLIESIRNEFDGSNKIFDVMWTQYKRIHYPEPIPTPKKGRPKLERPSPPQTQKITAAYIIDGMVIENTEIEYVQDESTEFYIKSENPAEIIKEEGDQESASDGVAADDDHHTMDETVEEEYVYEEVPMEEDNRMQEEYLTDEPPKEEDEKKIEEDQNAEAMGIITEEDTGYYDKTIPCCYICLDRFDNFGDVSSHLVDAHAEMLPFHCDKCLGYFDTLEEVNKHHITHVYEFVCLYCPRRYCSEPYLANHNLSCKSFQCNLCEETFDLRSNLKMHQRQAHPAEARHSGRKSNICGTCGKAFTHACNLARHMRNKRCGAGDDDDFLIRKRKIKPDPDAGDVTEGDDERDLKIRPPLTCQVCSRKMDSNSGLARHIEKEHQDFNIPLFSCNICPKKFTTFEKCLRHRAFHKKSKKQPQSLLKKDPNENNCKICNKKFRLDHMLLKHLAEIHQLTLELFHCDQCGKKFSTEPKLRKHQYNTHRENKNLYVCSHCGQKFEKKLTLKDHETKHLNAPAYQCEICLKTFIHKHSLDRHALVHSDEKNFECEFCHKTFKRNTTLVIHRRIHTGEKPYECVPCGQRFIDSSTLIKHRQRMHPKVE; this is translated from the exons ATGCCTCCAGAAACGGCAAATCAGCCAATGGAGCTGACCGACCGTACCTGTCGGTTATGCTTGGCTAATGACCAGGAGATCAGTCCAATGGTGGACGCGCTCAGCCTGGACGAAATGAAAAATGTCATCGAGGGCTTGCTGAAGCTTGAT CTCAACTGCGGACCGTTTCAAAGTGCTTGCTCCAACTGCATAGTGAAGATCCGGCTGATCGAAAGTATTCGGAATGAGTTCGACGGAAGCAACAAAATATTCGACGTTATGTGGAC TCAATACAAACGGATTCACTACCCAGAACCAATTCCTACGCCGAAAAAAGGTCGCCCTAAACTGGAAAGACCCAGTCCACCGCAAACCCAGAAGATAACAGCGGCATACATTATCGATGGAATGGTTATTGAGAATACGGAAATTGAATATGTGCAGGACGAAAGTACCGAATTTTACATTAAAAGCGAGAACCCTGCGGAAATCATCAAGGAAGAAGGTGATCAGGAATCGGCAAGTGATGGAGTTGCTGCTGATGATGACCATCACACAATGGATGAAACTGTAGAGGAAGAGTACGTTTATGAGGAGGTTCCCATGGAGGAAGATAATCGCATGCAGGAGGAATATTTGACTGATGAGCCGCCAAAGGAAGAGGATGAaaaaaagatagaagaagatCAAAATGCAGAAGCGATGGGAATTATTACAGAAGAAGATACAGGTTATTATGACAAGACCATCCCTTGTTGTTATATCTGTTTAGATCGATTCGATAATTTTGGTGACGTTTCGAGTCACTTGGTAGACGCGCACGCGGAAATGCTTCCCTTCCACTGTGATAAGTGTTTGGGATACTTCGACACATTGGAAGAAGTCAATAAGCATCATATAACTCATGTTTACGAATTTGTTTGTCTATATTGTCCGCGTCGTTACTGCTCAGAGCCGTATCTGGCCAATCATAACTTGTCGTGCAAGTCTTTCCAGTGTAATTTATGTGAGGAGACCTTCGACCTTAGAAGCAACCTGAAAATGCATCAACGTCAAGCTCACCCAGCTGAGGCGAGACACAGTGGTCGGAAGAGTAACATATGTGGCACCTGTGGTAAAGCCTTTACTCATGCTTGTAATCTTGCACGGCATATGCGAAATAAGCGCTGTGGAGCTGGCGATGACGACGATTTTCTTATTAGGAAGAGGAAAATTAAGCCAGACCCGGATGCCGGTGATGTGACTGAGGGCGATGATGAACGTGATTTGAAGATTAGACCACCATTAACATGTCAAGTTTGTAGTAGAAAAATGGATAGTAACAGCGGTTTGGCTCGTCACATTGAAAAGGAACATCAGGACTTTAATATTCCACTTTTTTCATGTAACATTTGTCCTAAGAAATTTACCACGTTCGAGAAATGTCTTCGTCATCGAGCTTTCCATAAGAAATCTAAGAAACAGCCTCAATCTCTTTTGAAGAAAGATCCCAACGAGAACAATTGCAAAATTTGTAACAAAAAATTCCGTCTTGATCATATGCTGCTCAAACATTTGGCGGAAATTCATCAATTAACGTTAGAACTGTTCCATTGCGATCAATGCGGTAAAAAGTTTTCAACAGAGCCTAAGTTGCGCAAGCATCAATATAATACCCATCGGGAAAACAAAAACCTCTACGTATGCTCGCATTGTGgacaaaagtttgaaaaaaagcTCACACTGAAAGATCACGAAACCAAGCACTTGAATGCCCCTGCCTACCAATGCGAGATTTGTTTGAAAACTTTTATCCACAAACATAGTTTGGATCGCCACGCACTAGTTCATTCGGATGAGAAAAATTTCGAGTGcgaattttgtcacaaaacatTCAAAAGGAACACAACCTTGGTCATCCACAGACGTATCCACACCGGTGAGAAGCCGTACGAATGTGTCCCCTGCGGCCAACGGTTTATCGATTCCAGTACCCTGATCAAGCACAGGCAGAGAATGCATCCGAAGGTAGAATAA
- the LOC134225832 gene encoding NAD-dependent protein deacylase Sirt4 isoform X2, with amino-acid sequence MFHFLRGIFESSAHEPALESDRHRLEKFLEDKPNILVLTGAGISTESGIPDYRSEGVGLYARSNHKPIQHGDFVAYESTRKRYWARNYVGWPRFSAVAPNVTHYTLARLEREQRISGIVTQNVDKLHTKAGSRSVMEMHGSGYNVICIGKTGKGCNYHIPRHEFQSILDQLNPQMEDQSTMMRPDGDVELPQEYVENFKIPPCPECGGALKPEIVFFGDNIPMPRIERIVRMIIESDGVLVLGSSLTVFSGYRIVLQAKELGLPVAIVNIGETRGDPKADLKISARCGELMQSLFKK; translated from the exons ATGTTTCATTTCCTTCGTGGAATATTTGAATCTAGCG CTCACGAACCCGCGTTAGAAAGTGACCGGCATCGGTTGGAGAAGTTTTTGGAGGACAAACCGAACATTCTTGTGCTAACAGGTGCTGGTATCTCCACTGAATCAG GAATACCAGACTATAGGTCGGAAGGAGTCGGTCTCTACGCAAGGTCCAATCACAAACCGATTCAACACGGCGATTTCGTTGCATATGAATCCACTCGTAAGCGCTATTGGGCACGAAACTACGTTGGGTGGCCACGTTTTTCTGCAGTTGCTCCCAATGTTACGCACTATACATTGGCCAGATTGGAACGGGAACAAAGAATATCAGGCATAGTAACCCAGAACGTCGATAAGCTCCACACGAAGGCAGGCTCGAGGAGTGTCATGGAAATGCACGGTAGCGGATATAACGTGATCTGCATTGGTAAAACGGGAAAGGGATGCAACTATCACATCCCAAGGCACGAGTTCCAAAGCATCTTAGATCAGTTGAATCCCCAAATGGAGGACCAATCAACTATGATGCGGCCGGATGGGGATGTTGAACTGCCGCAGGAATACGTTGAGAACTTTAAAATACCGCCTTGTCCCGAGTGCGGAGGTGCCTTGAAACCGGAGATTGTATTCTTCGGTGACAATATTCCGATGCCGCGCATCGAGAGAATAGTTCGCATGATCATCGAGTCGGATGGTGTACTGGTGCTGGGGTCTAGTCTTACGGTGTTCTCCGGCTATAGAATCGTACTGCAAGCCAAAGAACTGGGACTACCGGTGGCAATAGTCAATATTGGGGAAACGCGTGGTGACCCGAAAGCCGACCTCAAAATATCTGCCAGGTGCGGGGAATTGATGCAAAGTTTGTTTAAGAAGTAA
- the LOC134225832 gene encoding NAD-dependent protein deacylase Sirt4 isoform X1, whose translation MRSAYTPRWLIGTRVSCSSKSTFVPAHEPALESDRHRLEKFLEDKPNILVLTGAGISTESGIPDYRSEGVGLYARSNHKPIQHGDFVAYESTRKRYWARNYVGWPRFSAVAPNVTHYTLARLEREQRISGIVTQNVDKLHTKAGSRSVMEMHGSGYNVICIGKTGKGCNYHIPRHEFQSILDQLNPQMEDQSTMMRPDGDVELPQEYVENFKIPPCPECGGALKPEIVFFGDNIPMPRIERIVRMIIESDGVLVLGSSLTVFSGYRIVLQAKELGLPVAIVNIGETRGDPKADLKISARCGELMQSLFKK comes from the exons ATGCGCTCAGCATATACTCCCCGTTGGCTTATTGGTACACGAGTTTCCTGCAGTTCTAAATCGACATTCGTTCCAGCTCACGAACCCGCGTTAGAAAGTGACCGGCATCGGTTGGAGAAGTTTTTGGAGGACAAACCGAACATTCTTGTGCTAACAGGTGCTGGTATCTCCACTGAATCAG GAATACCAGACTATAGGTCGGAAGGAGTCGGTCTCTACGCAAGGTCCAATCACAAACCGATTCAACACGGCGATTTCGTTGCATATGAATCCACTCGTAAGCGCTATTGGGCACGAAACTACGTTGGGTGGCCACGTTTTTCTGCAGTTGCTCCCAATGTTACGCACTATACATTGGCCAGATTGGAACGGGAACAAAGAATATCAGGCATAGTAACCCAGAACGTCGATAAGCTCCACACGAAGGCAGGCTCGAGGAGTGTCATGGAAATGCACGGTAGCGGATATAACGTGATCTGCATTGGTAAAACGGGAAAGGGATGCAACTATCACATCCCAAGGCACGAGTTCCAAAGCATCTTAGATCAGTTGAATCCCCAAATGGAGGACCAATCAACTATGATGCGGCCGGATGGGGATGTTGAACTGCCGCAGGAATACGTTGAGAACTTTAAAATACCGCCTTGTCCCGAGTGCGGAGGTGCCTTGAAACCGGAGATTGTATTCTTCGGTGACAATATTCCGATGCCGCGCATCGAGAGAATAGTTCGCATGATCATCGAGTCGGATGGTGTACTGGTGCTGGGGTCTAGTCTTACGGTGTTCTCCGGCTATAGAATCGTACTGCAAGCCAAAGAACTGGGACTACCGGTGGCAATAGTCAATATTGGGGAAACGCGTGGTGACCCGAAAGCCGACCTCAAAATATCTGCCAGGTGCGGGGAATTGATGCAAAGTTTGTTTAAGAAGTAA